A stretch of Flavobacterium sp. N2270 DNA encodes these proteins:
- the recQ gene encoding DNA helicase RecQ — MKLNEIDLHKELKKYFGFNQFKGLQEQVVKSIIYGNNTFVIMPTGGGKSLCYQLPALVLDGTAIVVSPLIALMKNQVDAIRGLSSEYGIAHVLNSSLTKTEINQVKSDIKSGVTKLLYVAPESLTKAEYIEFLQGVKLSFVAIDEAHCISEWGHDFRPEYRNLRNIIKQLGDIPIIGLTATATPKVQEDILKNLDIPGANTFKASFNRANLYYEIRPKTKNIESDIIRFIKQNKGKSGVIYCLSRKKVEEIAQLLQVNGISAVPYHAGLDAKTRAKHQDNFLMEDVDVVVATIAFGMGIDKPDVRFVIHHDIPKSLESYYQETGRAGRDGGEGHCLAYYAYKDIEKLEKFMSGKPVAEQEVGFALLQEVVAYAETSISRRKYLLHYFGEDFDSETGEGADMDDNMRNPKQKEEAKDQVKLLLEVIKQTKEQFKAKEIILALVGKVNAVIKAHKIDQQSYFGKGNKFDDKYWMALIRQILVNGFIEKDIESYGVIRLSSKGHDFIKNPESFMMSLDHEYNESDDDSIVTSSKSSGVADEALMSMLKDLRKKVAKKLGVPPFVVFQDPSLEDMALKYPITTDELGNVHGVSEGKAKKYGKEFLDLINRYVEDNDIIRPDDLVVKSTGANSGLKLYIIQNVDRKLDLNDIASAKGLSMDDLLKEMEQIVYSGTKLNISYWVDEILDEDQQEEIHDYFMESQSDNIKAALSEFDGEYDTEELRLMRIKFISEVAN; from the coding sequence ATGAAACTAAACGAAATTGATTTACACAAAGAGTTAAAAAAATATTTTGGGTTTAACCAATTCAAAGGACTTCAAGAACAAGTAGTTAAAAGTATCATATACGGTAATAATACATTTGTAATTATGCCAACAGGTGGTGGTAAATCATTATGTTACCAGTTGCCTGCTTTGGTATTAGATGGAACAGCAATTGTCGTTTCTCCGCTTATTGCGTTAATGAAAAACCAAGTAGATGCTATTAGAGGTTTAAGTTCTGAGTATGGAATTGCGCATGTTTTAAACTCATCATTAACTAAAACAGAAATAAATCAGGTAAAGTCAGATATAAAATCGGGTGTTACTAAATTACTGTATGTAGCTCCAGAATCGCTAACAAAGGCCGAGTATATTGAGTTTTTACAAGGTGTAAAATTGTCTTTTGTAGCTATTGATGAAGCGCATTGTATTTCTGAATGGGGACATGATTTTAGACCTGAATATAGAAACTTAAGAAATATAATTAAACAGTTAGGTGATATACCTATTATTGGTTTAACGGCTACTGCAACGCCAAAAGTACAAGAAGATATTCTTAAAAATTTAGATATTCCAGGTGCAAATACTTTTAAGGCTTCTTTTAATAGAGCTAATTTGTATTATGAAATTAGACCTAAAACAAAAAATATAGAATCAGATATTATTCGATTCATTAAGCAAAACAAAGGAAAATCGGGTGTTATTTATTGTTTAAGCAGAAAAAAAGTAGAAGAGATTGCTCAACTTTTACAAGTAAACGGTATTAGTGCAGTTCCTTATCATGCTGGTTTAGATGCAAAAACGCGTGCGAAGCATCAGGATAATTTCTTAATGGAAGATGTTGATGTTGTAGTTGCAACTATTGCTTTTGGAATGGGAATTGATAAACCAGATGTTCGTTTTGTAATTCATCATGATATTCCTAAATCGTTAGAAAGTTATTATCAAGAAACTGGTCGAGCTGGTCGAGATGGTGGCGAGGGTCATTGTTTGGCGTATTATGCATATAAAGACATTGAAAAGTTAGAAAAATTCATGTCGGGTAAACCCGTTGCTGAACAAGAAGTTGGTTTTGCCTTGTTACAGGAAGTTGTAGCATATGCTGAAACTTCAATTTCTAGAAGAAAATATTTACTGCATTATTTTGGAGAAGACTTTGATTCAGAAACAGGAGAAGGAGCAGATATGGATGACAATATGCGTAATCCAAAACAAAAAGAAGAAGCTAAAGATCAAGTAAAATTATTGCTTGAAGTAATTAAGCAAACCAAAGAACAATTTAAGGCAAAAGAAATTATTTTAGCTTTAGTAGGAAAAGTTAATGCTGTAATAAAAGCGCATAAAATTGACCAACAATCTTATTTTGGTAAAGGAAATAAATTTGATGATAAATATTGGATGGCTTTAATTCGTCAAATTTTAGTCAACGGATTTATAGAAAAAGATATTGAAAGTTATGGAGTAATTCGACTTTCTAGTAAAGGGCATGATTTTATTAAAAATCCTGAGTCATTTATGATGTCTTTAGATCATGAATATAATGAATCTGATGACGATAGTATTGTGACTTCTTCTAAATCTTCAGGTGTGGCAGACGAAGCGTTAATGTCAATGCTAAAAGATTTAAGAAAGAAAGTGGCTAAGAAATTAGGTGTTCCTCCTTTTGTTGTTTTTCAAGATCCATCATTAGAGGATATGGCGCTTAAATATCCAATTACAACAGATGAACTTGGGAATGTTCATGGTGTGAGTGAAGGAAAGGCTAAAAAATATGGTAAAGAGTTTCTAGATTTAATTAATCGATATGTTGAAGATAATGATATTATTCGTCCAGATGATTTGGTAGTAAAATCGACAGGTGCAAATTCAGGATTAAAATTATACATTATTCAGAATGTTGATAGAAAACTCGATTTAAACGATATTGCTTCTGCAAAGGGATTATCAATGGATGATTTGCTTAAAGAAATGGAGCAGATAGTATATTCAGGTACAAAATTGAATATAAGCTATTGGGTTGACGAAATATTAGACGAAGATCAACAAGAAGAAATTCATGATTATTTCATGGAATCTCAATCAGATAATATTAAAGCTGCATTATCTGAATTTGATGGTGAATACGATACCGAAGAATTACGCTTAATGCGAATTAAGTTTATTAGTGAGGTGGCGAATTAG
- a CDS encoding 6-pyruvoyl trahydropterin synthase family protein has protein sequence MKVTVSRKAHFNAAHRLYRKDWTNEKNDLVFGKCNNPNFHGHNYDLIVSVTGEIDQETGFVIDVKILADLIKEHIEDAFDHKNLNLDVPEFENLNPTAENIVVVIWNKLRNYISSDQELEITLYETARNFVTYKGE, from the coding sequence ATGAAAGTTACTGTTTCTAGGAAAGCCCATTTTAATGCTGCTCATAGGTTGTATCGTAAAGATTGGACAAATGAAAAAAACGATTTGGTTTTTGGAAAATGTAACAATCCAAACTTTCATGGTCATAATTACGATTTGATAGTCAGTGTGACTGGAGAAATAGATCAAGAAACGGGTTTCGTTATTGATGTTAAGATTTTGGCAGATTTAATAAAAGAACATATTGAAGACGCTTTTGATCATAAAAATTTAAATTTAGATGTTCCTGAGTTTGAAAATTTAAATCCTACTGCAGAGAATATTGTAGTTGTTATTTGGAATAAACTACGAAACTATATTTCGAGTGATCAAGAATTAGAAATCACTTTATATGAAACAGCTAGAAATTTTGTAACTTATAAAGGAGAGTAG
- the tatC gene encoding twin-arginine translocase subunit TatC, which yields MAKKNLSEMSFLDHLEELRWLLIRSTIAILACATVAFFFSDFIFDKILFGPKNVDFITYRFFCDLSQEFGLDKSLCVTEIPMRIQSREMGGQFSAHMWTSITAGFILGFPFIIWEFWKFISPALYEKERKYAVLFIVTASILFFTGVLFGYFMIAPLSVNFLANYNVSKEIFNDIDLDSYISLLRSSTVACGLLFELPILIYFLTKIGLVTPSSLRNYRKYTLVIVLILSAIITPPDIISQVIVAIPIMILYEISILISVIVHKKQEKIK from the coding sequence ATGGCGAAGAAAAACTTAAGCGAAATGTCTTTTTTAGATCATCTTGAAGAGTTAAGATGGTTATTAATAAGAAGTACGATTGCCATTCTTGCTTGTGCAACTGTTGCCTTCTTTTTTAGCGACTTTATTTTTGATAAAATTTTATTTGGACCAAAAAACGTAGATTTTATAACGTATCGATTTTTTTGTGATCTTTCTCAAGAGTTTGGTTTAGACAAAAGTCTTTGTGTGACCGAAATTCCAATGCGAATTCAAAGTAGAGAAATGGGGGGTCAATTTTCGGCCCATATGTGGACTTCAATAACCGCTGGTTTTATTTTAGGATTTCCGTTTATCATTTGGGAATTCTGGAAATTCATAAGTCCTGCGCTTTATGAAAAAGAAAGAAAATATGCTGTTTTATTTATAGTTACGGCTTCCATTTTATTTTTCACAGGAGTATTGTTTGGTTATTTTATGATTGCTCCATTATCGGTTAATTTTTTAGCTAATTATAATGTAAGTAAGGAAATTTTCAATGATATTGACTTAGATTCCTATATTAGTTTATTAAGATCATCTACAGTGGCTTGCGGGTTATTATTTGAATTACCAATTCTTATTTATTTTCTAACCAAAATAGGTTTGGTAACTCCAAGCTCACTAAGAAACTATAGAAAATACACTCTAGTAATCGTATTAATTCTTTCAGCAATTATAACTCCTCCCGATATAATCAGTCAAGTTATAGTAGCAATACCAATCATGATTTTATACGAAATAAGTATTTTAATAAGTGTTATCGTTCATAAAAAACAAGAAAAAATAAAATAA
- a CDS encoding carboxymuconolactone decarboxylase family protein: MSNPVQEFNDYRSKMNDKLLADNNKIVKRIFNLDTNAYAEGALDVKTKELLGLVASAVLRCDDCIKYHLETAFKNGITKEEMMEAMGIATLVGGTIVIPHLRRAYEFWEALEESAQ, from the coding sequence ATGTCAAATCCAGTACAAGAATTCAATGATTATCGTTCAAAAATGAATGATAAACTTTTGGCCGACAATAATAAAATTGTTAAAAGAATTTTCAATTTAGACACAAACGCATACGCTGAAGGCGCTTTAGATGTTAAAACTAAAGAACTTTTAGGGTTAGTAGCTTCGGCTGTTTTAAGATGTGACGATTGCATTAAATATCATTTAGAAACTGCATTTAAAAACGGAATTACCAAAGAAGAAATGATGGAAGCCATGGGAATAGCCACTCTAGTAGGAGGTACAATCGTAATTCCTCATTTAAGAAGAGCTTATGAATTCTGGGAAGCATTGGAAGAAAGTGCTCAGTAA
- a CDS encoding type I phosphomannose isomerase catalytic subunit, translated as MKLYPLTFKPIIKERIWGGTKLNTFLNKEIAIENAGESWELSSVPNDISVVNNGVLSGKNLNEVIALNPEALLGKEVVEKFGSEFPLLFKFLDANKDLSVQLHPNDELAKVRHNSFGKTEMWYVMQADKDSRIIVGFKENSNQKEYLSHLENNTIVSLLNEIPVQAGDVFLLETGTIHAIGSGIVIAEIQQTSDNTYRIYDWDRVDAHGNSRELHTELALEAINYNVVHSRINYTLKSNERNTCVKNTYFTTNVISLVSYFMWKKNKESFTVLMCTEGDFSIHLNKEVFRYKKGDTVLIPAELDAFELHGKATILEISI; from the coding sequence ATGAAATTATATCCATTAACATTTAAACCTATTATTAAAGAAAGAATTTGGGGAGGAACCAAGCTCAATACTTTTTTAAATAAAGAGATTGCAATTGAAAATGCTGGTGAGAGTTGGGAATTGTCTTCAGTTCCTAATGATATAAGTGTTGTAAATAATGGTGTTTTAAGTGGTAAAAACTTAAATGAGGTTATTGCTCTAAACCCTGAAGCGCTTTTAGGGAAAGAAGTTGTTGAAAAATTTGGCAGTGAGTTTCCTTTGCTTTTTAAGTTTTTAGATGCAAACAAAGATTTATCAGTACAATTACATCCTAATGATGAATTGGCTAAAGTAAGGCATAATTCATTTGGTAAAACCGAAATGTGGTATGTAATGCAAGCTGATAAAGATTCGCGAATCATTGTAGGTTTTAAAGAAAATTCTAATCAAAAGGAATATTTATCTCATTTAGAAAATAATACAATTGTTTCTTTACTAAACGAAATTCCTGTTCAAGCAGGTGATGTGTTTTTGCTAGAAACAGGAACAATACATGCAATAGGTAGTGGAATTGTTATAGCTGAAATTCAGCAAACGAGCGACAATACTTATCGAATTTACGATTGGGATAGGGTAGATGCTCATGGAAATAGTAGAGAATTGCATACTGAGTTAGCTTTAGAGGCAATTAATTATAATGTGGTTCATTCAAGAATTAATTATACTTTAAAAAGTAATGAAAGAAATACTTGTGTAAAGAACACTTATTTTACAACTAATGTTATTTCTTTGGTTTCTTATTTTATGTGGAAAAAAAATAAAGAGTCATTTACTGTTTTGATGTGTACAGAAGGTGATTTTTCAATTCATTTAAATAAAGAAGTGTTTCGCTATAAAAAAGGAGATACGGTTTTAATTCCAGCAGAATTAGATGCTTTTGAACTTCATGGAAAAGCGACTATATTAGAAATTTCTATCTAA
- a CDS encoding KpsF/GutQ family sugar-phosphate isomerase: protein MNTTTTILESAKKTILAESESIANLVNYLTDDFAKSVDIIFKSKGRLVITGIGKSAIIAQKIVATLNSTGTPSIFLHASEAVHGDLGMVLPEDVIICISKSGNSPEIKVLVPLLKRFGNTLIGMTADLNSFLGKESHYILHAHVDNEACPNNLAPTNSTTAQLVLGDALAVALMEVRNFKNEDFAIYHPGGALGKKLLLKVKDMLDTTHVPKVNPNDSIKKVIMEISEKRLGVTAVVENNTVIGIITDGDIRRMLNTRDNFVDLVAQDIMTKNPKNIDSNILVSDALNILENNSITQLVVLDNNKYLGILHLHDILKEGIV, encoded by the coding sequence TTGAATACTACAACTACAATTTTAGAATCTGCTAAAAAAACCATTTTAGCCGAGAGTGAAAGCATTGCCAATTTGGTAAATTATTTAACCGATGATTTTGCGAAAAGTGTAGATATTATTTTTAAATCCAAAGGAAGACTTGTTATAACCGGAATAGGCAAAAGTGCTATTATTGCTCAAAAAATAGTGGCTACTTTAAATTCTACAGGAACACCTTCTATTTTCTTACATGCCTCAGAAGCAGTGCATGGCGATTTAGGAATGGTTTTACCCGAAGACGTAATTATATGCATTTCAAAAAGCGGAAATAGTCCAGAAATTAAAGTTTTAGTTCCTCTCTTAAAACGATTTGGCAACACCTTAATAGGAATGACTGCCGATTTAAATTCGTTTTTAGGAAAAGAATCACATTATATTTTACATGCTCATGTAGACAATGAGGCATGTCCAAATAACTTAGCTCCAACAAACAGTACAACCGCTCAATTGGTTTTAGGAGATGCCCTTGCGGTTGCTTTAATGGAAGTAAGGAATTTTAAAAATGAAGATTTTGCTATATATCATCCTGGAGGAGCGTTAGGAAAAAAATTATTATTAAAAGTCAAAGACATGTTAGATACAACTCATGTTCCTAAAGTCAATCCAAACGACAGTATTAAAAAAGTGATCATGGAAATTTCTGAAAAAAGACTTGGAGTCACAGCTGTTGTAGAGAACAATACTGTTATAGGAATTATTACGGATGGTGATATTAGAAGAATGTTGAATACTCGAGATAATTTTGTTGACTTAGTTGCTCAAGACATTATGACCAAAAATCCGAAAAATATCGATTCTAACATATTAGTTTCTGATGCGTTAAACATTTTAGAGAACAATTCAATTACACAATTAGTTGTTTTAGACAATAACAAATATCTAGGTATTTTACATTTACACGATATTTTAAAAGAAGGAATTGTATAA
- a CDS encoding glycoside hydrolase family 25 protein, which yields MATRKRVVVKKATKKKTTNYQFTIITSGILLLMVIIVGYKYHTRFLSYLGFIPEKPYSSLSEEERKISNEHIEKVLLNHDDKALGFDVSEYQSVIDWEKTYNINESFEMSFVFIRATAGNNKIDRRFKENWKKAKERNLICGAYHYYRPNENSIEQANNFIKTVQLKKGDLPPVLDIEKLPKTQSIANLKLGLRRWLEVVEKHYKVKPIIYSGESYYNDFLKDEFSDYPFWIANYNFWIKDIKDEWDFWQFTENGEVEGVKGRLDLNVYNGSVLSLQNKCIK from the coding sequence TTGGCTACGCGAAAAAGAGTAGTTGTAAAAAAAGCTACTAAAAAGAAAACCACTAATTATCAGTTTACAATAATTACATCAGGAATTTTATTGCTGATGGTAATTATTGTAGGCTATAAATATCACACACGTTTTTTATCTTATTTAGGCTTTATACCTGAAAAACCCTATAGTTCTTTATCGGAAGAGGAAAGAAAAATTTCAAACGAACATATTGAAAAGGTGTTGTTGAACCATGATGATAAAGCATTAGGTTTTGATGTTTCGGAATATCAAAGTGTTATTGATTGGGAAAAAACATATAATATTAACGAATCTTTTGAAATGTCATTTGTTTTTATTCGTGCCACGGCAGGAAATAATAAAATAGACAGAAGGTTTAAGGAAAATTGGAAAAAGGCAAAGGAAAGAAATTTAATTTGTGGTGCTTATCATTATTATCGTCCTAATGAAAATTCAATTGAACAAGCCAATAATTTCATTAAAACAGTACAACTAAAAAAAGGCGACTTGCCACCGGTTTTAGATATTGAAAAATTACCTAAAACACAATCTATTGCTAACTTAAAATTGGGTTTAAGAAGATGGCTTGAAGTTGTTGAAAAACATTATAAAGTAAAGCCAATTATTTATTCGGGCGAAAGCTATTATAATGATTTCTTGAAAGATGAATTCTCAGATTATCCGTTTTGGATTGCGAATTATAATTTTTGGATAAAAGATATTAAAGACGAATGGGATTTTTGGCAATTTACCGAAAATGGTGAGGTAGAAGGAGTAAAAGGAAGATTAGACTTGAATGTGTATAACGGTTCGGTTTTATCGCTTCAAAATAAGTGTATAAAATAA
- the idi gene encoding isopentenyl-diphosphate Delta-isomerase — protein sequence MEEEKVILVDVNDEPIGLMNKMEAHEKALLHRAFSVFVLNSNNEIMLQQRASHKYHSPLLWTNTCCSHQRAGETNLQAGKRRLEEEMGFVVPLKELFSFIYKAPFDNGLTEHELDHVMIGYSNDEPKINPEEVESWKWMKIEDVKKDMELHPEIYTVWFKIIFDKFYHYLEDHKL from the coding sequence ATGGAAGAAGAAAAAGTAATTTTAGTTGATGTAAATGATGAACCGATTGGTTTAATGAATAAAATGGAGGCGCATGAGAAAGCGTTACTGCATAGAGCATTTTCAGTATTTGTTTTAAATAGCAATAATGAAATCATGTTACAACAACGAGCTTCACATAAATACCATTCTCCATTATTGTGGACGAATACTTGTTGTAGTCACCAACGTGCAGGAGAGACAAATCTTCAAGCTGGTAAGAGAAGGTTAGAAGAAGAGATGGGTTTTGTTGTTCCATTAAAAGAGCTTTTTTCTTTCATTTATAAGGCGCCATTTGATAATGGTTTAACCGAACATGAGTTAGATCATGTAATGATTGGTTATTCTAATGATGAGCCAAAAATAAATCCTGAAGAAGTTGAGAGTTGGAAATGGATGAAGATTGAAGATGTTAAAAAAGATATGGAACTTCATCCAGAAATTTATACGGTTTGGTTTAAAATTATTTTCGACAAGTTTTACCACTATTTAGAAGATCATAAACTATAG
- the lptB gene encoding LPS export ABC transporter ATP-binding protein → MKLRAENLVKTYKKRSVVKGISVEVNQGEIVGLLGPNGAGKTTSFYMIVGLVKPNSGNIYLDDLNITDYPMFKRAQNGIGYLAQEASVFRKLSIEDNILSVLQLTNKTKEEQVAKMEELIAEFSLEHIRTNRGDLLSGGERRRTEIARCLATDPKFILLDEPFAGVDPVAVEDIQRIVAQLKNKNIGILITDHNVQETLAITDKTYLMFEGGILKAGKPEELVEDEMVRRVYLGQNFELRKKKIEF, encoded by the coding sequence ATGAAACTAAGAGCAGAAAATTTAGTCAAAACCTATAAAAAAAGAAGTGTTGTAAAAGGTATTTCTGTAGAAGTAAACCAAGGAGAAATTGTAGGGCTTTTAGGTCCAAATGGTGCTGGAAAAACTACTTCCTTTTATATGATTGTAGGTTTGGTAAAACCTAATAGTGGAAATATTTATTTAGACGATTTAAACATTACAGATTATCCAATGTTTAAAAGAGCTCAAAATGGAATTGGTTATTTAGCACAAGAAGCGTCTGTTTTTAGAAAACTAAGCATTGAAGATAATATTTTGAGTGTCCTTCAATTGACCAATAAAACCAAAGAAGAACAAGTAGCCAAAATGGAAGAATTGATTGCTGAATTTTCTTTAGAACATATTAGAACAAATAGAGGAGATTTACTTTCTGGTGGAGAACGAAGAAGAACAGAAATTGCTCGTTGTTTAGCAACTGACCCAAAATTTATTTTACTTGACGAACCTTTTGCAGGCGTTGACCCAGTAGCGGTTGAAGACATTCAACGAATTGTAGCTCAATTAAAAAATAAAAACATTGGAATTTTAATTACCGATCATAATGTCCAAGAAACTTTAGCGATTACCGATAAAACGTACTTAATGTTTGAAGGTGGAATTCTAAAAGCTGGTAAACCCGAAGAATTAGTGGAAGATGAAATGGTAAGAAGAGTGTACTTAGGTCAGAATTTTGAGTTGAGAAAGAAGAAAATAGAATTTTAG
- a CDS encoding NAD(P)/FAD-dependent oxidoreductase, which produces MPREFQFQVSPEVAANEVLLNQHVAKLFHVSPKEIQKTVVVKRSIDARQKAIKVNIKANVFLVGEEFVESEIELPNYPNVSNEKEVIVVGAGPAGLFAALQLIELGLKPVVLERGKDVRGRRRDLKAINVDHIVNEDSNYCFGEGGAGTYSDGKLYTRSKKRGDVDRILELLVGFGASTEILVEAHPHIGTNKLPQIIQDIREKIIECGGEVLFEKRVTDILIKNNEVDGVVLQDGATIHADKLILATGHSARDIFELLDKKQVYIEAKPFALGVRAEHPQDLIDKIQYSCDFRGEYLPPAPYSIVKQVGGRGMYSFCMCPGGVIAPCATAPGEVVTNGWSPSKRDQATANSGIVVELRLEDFKPFEKFGALAGMEFQKAIEQKAWQVAGMTQKVPAQRMIDFTQNKISDSIPKTSYVPGTTSVELGEVFPGFLTQTMREGFVQFGKSMKGYFTNEAILHAPESRTSSPVRIPRDNQTLEHVQIKGLYPCGEGAGYAGGIISAAIDGEKCALKIKESL; this is translated from the coding sequence ATGCCTCGCGAATTTCAATTTCAAGTTTCACCAGAAGTAGCCGCTAATGAAGTATTGCTTAATCAGCATGTTGCAAAGCTGTTTCACGTATCTCCAAAAGAGATTCAAAAAACAGTGGTTGTTAAACGTTCCATTGATGCAAGGCAAAAAGCAATTAAAGTCAATATAAAAGCCAATGTATTTTTGGTTGGTGAAGAGTTTGTAGAGTCTGAAATTGAGTTACCCAATTACCCTAATGTTTCGAATGAAAAAGAAGTAATTGTTGTAGGAGCTGGTCCGGCAGGATTGTTCGCGGCGCTTCAATTAATTGAATTGGGTTTAAAACCAGTAGTTTTAGAAAGAGGGAAAGATGTAAGAGGAAGAAGGCGTGACTTAAAAGCTATAAATGTAGATCATATTGTAAACGAAGATTCTAATTATTGTTTTGGAGAAGGTGGAGCAGGAACCTATTCTGATGGAAAGCTATATACACGTTCCAAAAAACGTGGCGATGTAGATCGAATTTTAGAGCTTTTAGTGGGTTTTGGAGCTTCAACAGAAATATTAGTAGAAGCGCATCCACATATTGGAACCAATAAATTGCCGCAAATTATTCAAGATATTCGAGAAAAAATCATTGAATGCGGAGGTGAAGTTTTATTTGAAAAACGAGTTACCGATATTTTAATAAAAAATAATGAAGTGGATGGAGTTGTGCTTCAAGATGGCGCAACAATACATGCTGATAAACTTATTTTAGCAACAGGACATTCTGCTCGTGATATTTTTGAATTATTAGATAAAAAGCAGGTTTATATTGAAGCAAAACCATTTGCTTTGGGCGTTCGTGCCGAACATCCACAGGATTTAATTGATAAAATTCAATATTCGTGTGATTTTAGGGGTGAGTATTTACCACCTGCACCTTATTCTATAGTGAAGCAAGTTGGAGGTAGGGGAATGTATTCTTTTTGCATGTGTCCGGGAGGAGTTATCGCACCTTGCGCAACAGCTCCAGGTGAAGTGGTTACCAACGGTTGGTCGCCTTCAAAAAGAGATCAAGCTACTGCTAATTCTGGAATAGTTGTAGAATTACGATTAGAAGATTTTAAACCTTTTGAAAAGTTTGGTGCTTTAGCCGGAATGGAGTTTCAAAAGGCAATAGAACAAAAAGCATGGCAAGTTGCTGGGATGACACAAAAAGTTCCTGCCCAAAGAATGATTGATTTTACACAGAATAAAATATCCGATTCAATTCCTAAAACGTCCTATGTTCCAGGAACCACTTCTGTTGAACTTGGAGAAGTCTTTCCTGGTTTCTTAACGCAAACAATGCGCGAAGGTTTTGTGCAGTTTGGTAAATCTATGAAAGGTTATTTTACCAATGAAGCCATATTACATGCTCCAGAAAGTAGAACATCTTCGCCTGTACGTATTCCTAGAGATAATCAAACGTTAGAACATGTTCAAATAAAGGGACTTTATCCATGTGGGGAAGGAGCAGGTTATGCTGGTGGAATTATTTCGGCAGCGATAGATGGTGAAAAATGTGCATTAAAAATCAAAGAAAGTTTATAA
- a CDS encoding cold-shock protein, whose translation MARPQETFNKKEKEKLKLKKKQEKQLKKDARKASGKTDDMFVYVDENGHLTSTPPDPSKKIVIEAEDIEIGIPKKEDIEEVPTDRKGTVDYFDTSKGFGFIKEVDSNDKFFFHVSSLIDEVKEGNLVTYELEKGPKGMNAVRVKKI comes from the coding sequence ATGGCTAGACCTCAAGAAACTTTTAACAAAAAAGAAAAAGAAAAACTTAAATTAAAGAAAAAGCAAGAGAAGCAACTTAAGAAAGATGCTCGTAAAGCTAGTGGAAAAACGGACGACATGTTTGTGTATGTTGATGAAAACGGACACTTAACAAGCACTCCTCCAGATCCATCAAAGAAAATTGTTATTGAGGCTGAAGACATTGAAATAGGTATACCTAAGAAAGAAGATATTGAAGAAGTTCCAACAGATAGAAAAGGAACGGTTGATTATTTCGACACTTCAAAAGGTTTTGGATTTATTAAAGAAGTAGATTCTAATGATAAATTCTTTTTCCACGTTAGTAGTTTAATTGACGAAGTTAAAGAAGGTAACTTAGTTACTTATGAACTTGAAAAAGGACCTAAAGGAATGAACGCAGTAAGAGTAAAGAAAATATAA
- a CDS encoding DUF4369 domain-containing protein, giving the protein MKKIFITGISLITLIACNKNEEGSNLHLTGNIEGLSQGKIYIQKIQDTAFVILDSIEIKGDSKFESHITLEEPEMLYLTLDRGQSNSIDNSLPFFAEKGKMNINSKLKEFYNAAKITGSKNQELLEEFNSFNSKFNDENLILTEKRIKNQISKNISTADSINTAFDRLKIRKYRYTANFASTHGEHEIAPYLAVSEIADINIAYLDTIQKHLSPSVTKSKYGKMLDEHIKARKASE; this is encoded by the coding sequence ATGAAAAAGATATTCATCACAGGAATAAGTTTAATTACATTAATTGCTTGTAATAAAAACGAAGAAGGTAGTAATTTACACCTAACCGGAAACATTGAAGGCTTAAGTCAAGGAAAAATTTATATTCAAAAAATACAAGACACAGCATTTGTAATTTTAGACAGTATTGAAATTAAAGGAGATTCTAAATTTGAATCACACATTACACTCGAAGAACCTGAAATGCTCTATTTAACCTTAGATAGAGGTCAAAGTAATTCAATTGATAACAGTCTACCCTTTTTTGCTGAAAAAGGAAAAATGAACATCAATTCAAAGCTTAAAGAATTCTATAATGCTGCTAAAATAACAGGATCTAAAAACCAAGAGTTATTAGAAGAATTTAATTCGTTTAACTCGAAGTTTAATGATGAAAACTTAATTTTAACTGAAAAGAGAATTAAAAATCAAATTTCTAAGAATATTTCTACTGCTGATAGTATAAATACAGCTTTTGACAGATTGAAAATAAGGAAATATAGATATACAGCAAATTTTGCTTCAACTCATGGAGAACACGAAATTGCACCTTATTTAGCAGTTTCAGAAATTGCAGATATTAACATTGCATATTTAGATACTATTCAAAAACATTTATCTCCTTCAGTTACAAAATCAAAGTATGGAAAAATGTTAGACGAACATATTAAAGCAAGAAAAGCTTCAGAATAA